In Intestinibacillus sp. Marseille-P6563, the sequence TAAATCATCCATAATCATGTCTACCCGCTCTTTTTTTACAACAGTTTTTTCTTCTGCGAAAAAGAAGCCTTTGTCAAGCGATGCAAGTAAAGAAAATGAAAAACATATCCTATCGTAATATTTTCTAATCTGTTCTAACTTCTTCCACTCGCTTACTTGAAAAATATTTTCGCCTTCGATCAATTTCAATATAACATCAGTTCCTGAGTCATCAATCTTTTTATGTAAAATTTCGAACATTTGTTGGATTTGTTCGGGTGTGTTCTCTTCAATTTTCGAGGCAGTTAACAGCTTTCTCGATGATTCTGTAAATTCTTTCAATCTGCATAATGTTTCAAAACAATCTACACGATATGGATATGTATCTAATTTTATTTGTCGCTTCTGTAAATCTTCCTGTCTCAACGCCAGTTCTTGGTCCATTTTCCTCTGTCTTCGACTTATTATCAGAGAAATAACAAGGGAAATAAACGCTAGTAGTATTGAAAGCATTGAAAGTAGTGCAGAAATGAATCCTTCGTTATTATTGCACCATTGGACAAAGCCCATAACAATCTTCCTCCTATACGCTCATACCCTATCAAATTTTATTAGACTGATAATTCACCAGACATCAGCTTAGGGAGTAAAATATCTCGTAATATTGCAAGTCGTTGATTTTCCATTACATTACTCAATATAGCTTGATAGATGGGTTCGGCAATGCTAAGGAACGCTTCAGCATCATCATCAGACACCTTCGAAATACTTTCACTTTCAAAATCTCTGGTTGTGATTGCATCAAATACAGCTCCACTCGCCTTGTGCTTAAGTCTATCGACTGTTTTCAGCGTATAAAAATAAACAAGAAGCTGGTGGATTTCTTTTCCAATAAGTGCATAACAAGATTGATTCATTGCCATAGGAACGCCTGGCATTCCTACTTTGCCGACTGTCCCTCTTGCTGTCACAAAAACCGTATTTACCGGATAGAGACGGCTATTACAATGAGAAAGCCCTTCCTCTGTAATCCACTTCTCCGTTGTGAGCGTATAGGGGGACCCAACATCCTTAGGGGTAAAGAATGGTATTTGTCCATTCCAATATGAACTTTCACCCGTCTTAGGTGTTCCACCGCCCATAATCTGAATGATTTCAGTGAATTTAACACTGCTATCAGTTCGGTTATAAAAGTTGTCAAACAATGTAACGGCCTGCCGCTCCAAATTCTCGTTGATCTTGTTGTTTAGTTCGATTTTGTCGTCCAGCGAGCACAGAATTGCTGCTATTTTTTCTTGCTCTTCCAAAGATGGCAAATCAATTTCCACTTTCTTTAATTCTGCTGCTTTAATTCCTATTACAGTGGTTCCGGTAGAGCGTGCTTCTATTCTGCTTTTGAGCACACGATCTTGCAGCGCATAAAATAGATAATCAGCACTTAACTGTTTTGTTTTGGGCTCTAAAACAATAATTCTTTGGGCAAAAGCTAATTTATCATCAGTCCTGATGCGTGCTACTTCCCCTAACGGTGCTTCTGTTGTAAATACCACAGACCCTTTCTTGGGAATACCTCGTCTCATCCATTCGTCATAGTAATTCTCTGCAATAAATTCTTGCGGCTCTTGGATCATACCGTTTTTAACTATTTTTGCAGTGACTAAAGGAATTCCGCTTGTTGTTTTAGGGGGCGTTTTCCCACGGTAATCAATGAAGGTACACACATCACCCAAACTGTAAGTTTCACACTTCATACCCAATCGCCCCCAGTCGCTCCCTGATCTGCGCCTCCAGCTGGTGGGACTTTTGGAAAAGCTCCGACAGCTCCCTGGTCAGCCGCCCCATCTTCTCCTCGAAGGGCTCCCCGTCGTCCTCCAGCTCCTCAATGCCCACATACCGGCCCGGGGTCAGAATATAGTCCTGCTTGGCGATCTCCTCGGTGTCAGCCACGGCACAGAAGCCCTTGACCTCCTCCAGGGTGCCGTCCACAAAGGCGTTGTAGGTGTCGGCCAGCTTTTGGATGTCCTCGTCGGTAAGCTCGCGCAGCTTGCGGGTAACCATGGTGCCCATCTTCCGGGCGTCAATAAACAGGGTCTTCCCCTTCTGTTTCTTGTTCTTGGCCAAAAACCACAGGGAGACGGGAATCTGGGTGGTGTAGAACAGCTGGGAGGGCATGGCCACGATGCAGTCCACCAAATCGGCGTTAATGATGTTTTTGCGGATCTCCCCCTCTCCCCCACTCTGAGAGGACAGGGAGCCGTTGGCCAGCACCATGCCCATGCGGCCGTTGGGGGCCAGGTGCCAGATCATGTGCTGGAGCCAGGCAAAGTTGGCGTTGCCCGCCGGGGGCGTGCCGTACTGCCAGCGCACATCGTCCAGCAGTTTGTCCTGCCCCCAGTTGGACAGGTTGAAGGGCGGGTTTGCCATGATGAAGTCGGCCTTCAGCTGGGGATGGGCGTCGTTAAAGAAGGTGTCGGCACTGAACTTGCCCAGGTCGGCATCAATGCCACGGATGGCCAGGTTCATCTGGGCCAGCTTCCATGTAGTGGGGTTGGAGTCCTGCCCATAGACAGAAATCTTGTTGATGTTGCCGCCGTGGTTCTTTACGAACTTGGCCGACTGGACGAACATGCCGCCGCTGCCGCAGCAGGGATCATAGACCCGGCCGTTGTAGGGCTGCAAGATCTCCACCAGGGTTTTGACCACGCAAGCGGGGGTATAGAATTCCCCGGCCAGCTTGCCCTCCTGCTCGGCAAATTTGGCCAGGCAGTACTCATAGGTGCGGCCCAGAATGTCCTTGCTGTTGCCATGCTCTACCATCTGAATGTTGGTGAACAGGTCTACTACCTCCCCCAGACGGCGCTTGTCCAGCTCGGGGCGGGCAAAGTTCTTGGGCAGGATATCTTTAAGCCGTTTGTTCTCTCTCTCAATGCTGCGCATGGCTTCGTCGATGACGGTGCCAATCTCCGGCGTGTGCGCCGCTGCGGCGATTACACTCCATCGGGCGTTCTCCGGCACAAAGAAGATGTTTTCGGCAGTGTATTCATCCTTATCTTCCTCAAAACCGGCTCCTTCAGCCACCAACTCCTGATATTTGGCTTCGAAACGGTCAGATATGTATTTCAGAAAAATGAGACCCAATACCACGGATTTATACTCTGAGGCGTCGATATTGCCTCGCAGTACACAGGCCGCATCCCAAATTTGCTTTTCAAACCCAATAGTACTGGTGTTGGTTTCTGACATAGTTAAAATACCTCCTGGTTTTGTACCTATTCTGTACGGAACAACCTACGTTTTATGTTTTGTAGAGGCCGTTTTGGCGGTCTGCGTAGATAAGTATTCAATATACCGATAGGCGTCTATGTGAACTTCTGAAATCAGGTTATTTTCCATAAAAACAATCGATTCTGTACTTCTTCTATCTTTATGACATATCGATGCTATTTGATGTCGAAAGGTGCTCTATTCATAAAATTTAATGGTATTGTAGATCAGCGGTTACTGCTTGTATCTGTGGTAGAATTCACTTGGAATTTATGGCTCGCAATCATTATAAACCGTACAACCTATAAAATCAATTATTGGATAGAAAAGGTGGGGGAGTGCAGACAATATAGGGTTTAAACTGTCTGCAAGGAGATTGGCGTCATGGTTTCCTCCTTCTATATTCCCTATAAGATGCCAGTGTAAAGTGCCCAGCAGCTATCCATACAATCCACCATGATATCACATTCATAGGCATGATCGTTATCTTTTCTGCACATATAGTTCCAACCATAGCTGCTGCGGCTATTAGCGAGACGGAAACGGCCCTTTGCTGTAGGCTTGCCTGTTCCCATGAATCGAAAAATTTTCGTATAGCTTGTTTCGAAAGGAGCACAATACCAACACAAGCACTGATCGTAAGCAAACCAGAAATGAGGCCGCTGATTACACTACCGACAAATTCATTTGTCATACCGGAAATGTTTAAATTTAGCCAACTGTGAAGCCGCATTAGACCAGCCCATAAAGTGAGGATATTCTCCGTTCTATGGACAAACCACTGCGGAGCGGTTTTCAATGCCGCTCCATGATCGAGCAATAACAACAGGGTGCAGATTGTAGCATAGACCGTCACAGAAATGGTTGAAGCTACTGTTTGCTGAATTAGTTTTACTTTTTCTTTCTTCAACTGCTGTGATATTTTTTGTTGCAATTGATACGCAATATCACGCTTTTCAAGCTCTAAGCGTCGGTAAAAGCCAGATTCTAGTTCGCTTGCTTTTTGCAACCTTATTTCTGAATTAGCGTTCATACTCTTGGCTTTTCTTTGAATTTCGGCTTGGCTGTCGAGCAGTTGTTTGTTCTGGATCTGGAGGCGTGCGTTCTCCTGTAATATGGTGCTTATGCTGCACAGTTTTCCATTCTGTTCTGCAATGATCTGTTCTAATTCTGTAATCCGACGCATCTGATCCTCGATCAATTCTATGTTTGAGCTGCTCTGCTGCGGATTTTGCTGTTTCTGCATTGCGTGCATTGACTTCAAACTCATGCTCTAATCCTGCCTTTGAGAAGTCTATGTGATAATATTTTTCAAGTTTAT encodes:
- a CDS encoding restriction endonuclease subunit S; the protein is MKCETYSLGDVCTFIDYRGKTPPKTTSGIPLVTAKIVKNGMIQEPQEFIAENYYDEWMRRGIPKKGSVVFTTEAPLGEVARIRTDDKLAFAQRIIVLEPKTKQLSADYLFYALQDRVLKSRIEARSTGTTVIGIKAAELKKVEIDLPSLEEQEKIAAILCSLDDKIELNNKINENLERQAVTLFDNFYNRTDSSVKFTEIIQIMGGGTPKTGESSYWNGQIPFFTPKDVGSPYTLTTEKWITEEGLSHCNSRLYPVNTVFVTARGTVGKVGMPGVPMAMNQSCYALIGKEIHQLLVYFYTLKTVDRLKHKASGAVFDAITTRDFESESISKVSDDDAEAFLSIAEPIYQAILSNVMENQRLAILRDILLPKLMSGELSV
- a CDS encoding class I SAM-dependent DNA methyltransferase — its product is MSETNTSTIGFEKQIWDAACVLRGNIDASEYKSVVLGLIFLKYISDRFEAKYQELVAEGAGFEEDKDEYTAENIFFVPENARWSVIAAAAHTPEIGTVIDEAMRSIERENKRLKDILPKNFARPELDKRRLGEVVDLFTNIQMVEHGNSKDILGRTYEYCLAKFAEQEGKLAGEFYTPACVVKTLVEILQPYNGRVYDPCCGSGGMFVQSAKFVKNHGGNINKISVYGQDSNPTTWKLAQMNLAIRGIDADLGKFSADTFFNDAHPQLKADFIMANPPFNLSNWGQDKLLDDVRWQYGTPPAGNANFAWLQHMIWHLAPNGRMGMVLANGSLSSQSGGEGEIRKNIINADLVDCIVAMPSQLFYTTQIPVSLWFLAKNKKQKGKTLFIDARKMGTMVTRKLRELTDEDIQKLADTYNAFVDGTLEEVKGFCAVADTEEIAKQDYILTPGRYVGIEELEDDGEPFEEKMGRLTRELSELFQKSHQLEAQIRERLGAIGYEV